Within Sorangiineae bacterium MSr11367, the genomic segment CGCTCGAAGGCCCGCGCATAGGCGCGCTTCTGCGCATCGTCGAGCTCGAGCACGAGGCACGGTTCATCGAGCTGGACCCAGGAAGTACCCTTGTCGGCAAGCCTGGCGAACAACTCTTCGTATAGAGGCAGGAGCGCGTCGAGCCGCTCCAGCGCCACGCCGCTTTCCATCTTGGCGAGCATCAAGAACGTCACCGGCCCCACGAGAACGGGACGAGGCTCGATGCCGAGCGAGCGCGCCTCGTCGACCTCGCCGAGCACCTTCGACGTGTCCAAGGTGAACGGCTGCCCGGGCTCGAGCTCGGGCACGATGTAGTGGTAGTTCGTATCGAACCACTTGGTCATCTCCAGCGCCGGAACATCGAGACCGGCCTCGCGATCTTGAAGCCCGCGCGCCATGGCGAAATAGCGCGCGAGTGGATCGCGGATGCCGCGGTAGCGCGCCGGCACGACGCCAAACGAGACCGCCGCATCGAGCATGTGGTCGTACAAAGAAAAATCGTTGCTCGGGATGTGATCGAGCCCCGCCGCCTTCATCGCCGACCAGTGCCGGCGCCGCAGCTCCGAGGCGACGGCCTCCAGTGCGGTGGACGAGAGCTTTTTGGACCAATGATCTTCGAGCGCTTTTTTTAGCTCTCGAGCGACACCAATACGAGGATGACCGAGACACGTTGCGAGCACGGTGACCGACCTTTTCCGCCTCCCGCGAGGCTTTAGGGGGACCGGCGACGGATTTCTCCCGGCGCCGAGTGCTGGCAGGTCTTCGGGCTTACGAGCATTTCCGGCGTTTGCCGGCCTTCCTACGTCCACCACTTCCCAGGGCCAGAGGACTGGCGCCCAGTGCGCTGCGTGGATGTCGATCTCGATTACCGCTGCGGGGCAGCCCCGGATGTTCGCCGGGTTCCCTTTTCAGCCCGTGGCCAACGAGGCCAAAGGCACCAACACGCCTGCTACCCTAGGGGCGTCCTGGCCTTCCCGTCAACTGGGAGCCCTTACGTAGGCCGAGAGAAGCTTGGTCATCTCGTCGGCGAGCTCCTGCGCCCCAACCGGCTCCCCCGCTTTGTCGGTGACCCATCGATGCGCCAGGGCATCCACGAGTTGGACGCAGAGCTGGGCGCTCAGGCGGGGCGAACGCACCTGCGACTCCGGGTGCCCGCCAAGGACGAACTCGAGGACCTCGACGATGCGCAGCTCGAATTGCTCGACGCGGCGGACCAGCGCCCGAGAGAGCGGAACCTCCAGGGAGAGCACCGTGTGCAACCGCGGATTGTCCGCGTGGAAGTCGAGAAACGCCTGCACCAGCACGCGGAGCACGTCCTCGAGCGGCATGGTGGTGACCCTCGGCGCCACGGAGGCGACGCGTTCCTCGAACATCGCTTCCGCCTCGGCGAAGTGCCGATCGATCAGCGCGCGCACGATGGCGTCCTTGTCGCGAAAGTACTCGTACAGCGAGCCAATGGAGACGCCGGCGCGGGCGGCGATCTCGTTCGTCGTTGTGTGGGCGTAGCCGCGGCGCGGCAAAATCCGAGCGGCGGCGTCGACGATCGCGCGCACCGTCTCCTGCGAGCGCTCTTGAATCGGCTTTCTTCGGGCGGGGCGCGCGGGGCGTTTGGGCGTCGTTCGGGGCATGCTGGAACCCGAGTAGAGGAATCCGAGTCAAAGCTCAATATTGCTCGTATGCCTTCGCTCGTACCGACCCGCCCCACCTACGATGACTTTCCCGCCACGAACACGTACCGGCAGCACGTGACCTACGCCTTTGGCATCGCCTTCACGGAGAAGCCCACCGAGACATGGCTTCCCTGGCGCGGTCACGAGGTGCACATGGACGATTGGCGCCCCCGAGGCGCGCCTCGTGCCACCGTGATCCTCGTCCACGGTGCGGGCGGGTACGGACGCCTTCTCGCGCCCTTCGCGGCGCCCCTGCGCGAGGCCGGCTTCGCGGTGCGCGTGCCCGATCTTCCGGGGTACGGGCTTACCCGCATGCGTCCGGGCGCGCGCGCCGAATACGACGAATGGGTCGCCCTCGTGGCGGGCCTCGCCGATGAAGCCGCGCAACATGGCCCCGTATTTCTCTTCGGGCTGAGCGTCGGCGGGATGACCTGCCTCTGGGCTGCCCAGCGCGCGCGCAAGGTTTCGGGTGTGGCCGCGACCACGCTGATCGATCTCCGTGACCCGCGGACCTTCGTTCGCGCCACGCGGGCTCCGTGGATGGGGTACCTCTCGCTGGCGGCGTTCCGATTCCTTCCGAGCCTCACCGACGCCGTGTCGTTCCCGCTGTCGTTGATCGTCCCCGTCGAGCGGCTGACCCCGGACGTGCAACTTGCCCGCGCCTTGCTGAGCGATCCTCTGCTCGGCAAGCGCTGGGCCCAGGCGCGTTGCTTTCGCACGATCACCACGTACACGCCCGAGCGGGACGACTTCGAGCTCCCCTGCCCGCTCCTTCTCGTGCATCCCGGCGCCGACACGTGGACCCCGGTGGAGATGAGCCTCCCCGTGTACGAGCAGGTCCCGACGGCCAAGGAGCTGGTCGTCCTCTCGAACGGCGGCCACGCGCCGCTCGAATCACCGGCTTACGGGGAGCTCTGCTCCACGGTCACCCGCTTTCTCGAGGCCCGCGTTTAGAAGTCCGCGTCGTTGGGCCAGCCCTCGCGCGAGCCGCGGTGGAGGACGCGGTCGCTCGAGAGCACATCGCCGGCGCCGAACGCGGGCACGCCGCGCAGCCGGGCATAGGTCGGCGCGAGATCGGGCAAGGTGGCCTCGAAGAGCGACTCGAAGCTGTCGATGACGAAGTACGTCTTCTGGAAGCTATCGATGCGGTACTTGGTCCGCATCACGCGCTCCAAGTCGAAGGCGATGCGGTTCGGCGACGCCGATTCCAAGCTGTAGATCGATTCGGACTTGGAGCTCACGATGCCCGCACCGTAAATGCGCAGCCCCTCGTCGGTGCGCAAAAGGCCGAACTCCACGGTGAACCAGTAGAGACGCGCGAGGTTGAGCAGCGCCTCTTTCCCGATGCGCGCGGCCTTCACGCCGCCCGCGCCATAGGCCGCCACGTAGTCGGCGAACACGGGGTTCAGCAGCAGCGGGACGTGCCCGAACAAGTCGTGGAAAAGGTCCGGCTCGGCGATGTAATCGAGCTGCTCGGGCTTGCGGATCCACCAGGTGACGGGGAACCGCCGCATGGAGAGGTGCTCGAAGAAGGTGACCTCCGGCAAGAGGCCTTCGACGGCGATGAGCTCCCAGCCGGTAGCGCGGTGAAGCACCTTGTTCAGTTCGTCGAAGCGCGGAATGCGATCCGCCCCCATGCCGAACCGACCCATGTTCTCCACGAATTCGCGGCACGCCCGGCCCGGCAGCAGCTCGTGCTGGCGGCGAAAGAGGGTGGCCCACACCTCGTTGTCCGTCCGCGTATACGACGACCACGGCTGCTCGACGACCTCGGTCGCATAGTTGGGGACGAACCCGTTGTCCGTTTGGCGGTACTCGACGCGGCGGGGAGAAGCTGACGGCGTGGTGGTGTTCACGATGAGGAGAACTTAGTGCCTACCCCTCGCAATTTCCTTGCTTTATTGCCCGCTAATTCCAACCATGAGCAATATTATTGCTCATTCAACCATCTGCGGGGCATAAAATGACCTCTAGCCGACTCGACAGCACCGATGTTCGCATTCTCGAAGTGCTCCAGCGCGAAGGGCGCATCACCAATGCGGAGCTTGCCGAGCGGGTGAGCATCTCCGCCTCCCCGTGCCTGCGGCGCCTTCAACGCCTCGAGAGCGAGGGCGTCATCACCGGCTACCGGGCCCAACTCGATCCCCGCGCCATCGGTCTGGGGCTGCAAGCCATCGTCCGCGTGCAGCTGGAGAAGCATGGCACGGCGATCATCGAGCGCTTCGTCGCGCGGGTGAACACGTGGGACGAGGTCGTGGCCTGTTACGCCCTCACCGGCGACATGGATTACCTGCTCCACGTCTGCGTGACCGATCTGGAGCACTTCTCGCGCTTCCTGCTCGACAAGCTGCTCAACGACGCCGGCGTGGCCGATGCGAACTCGAGCTTCGTGCTGCGCACGGTGAAAGAGGCGCGTGCACTTCCGCTCGGTCAGGTGGCCGGCGGGCGCTGACTCTTTCGATTTCTTTCGATTCGGTGCACCAGATGATTCGAAGCGGCGTCTTCTCTCCGAGGAGAGCAGTTCATGAGTCGCAGTTTCAAGACGGTCAGTTTTTTCGTCTTGTCTTTGGCCGCACCCCTTGCGGCCTGCTCGGATTCGGGGTCGGGAAACAACGCGCCTGCGCAAGCCCCTCCCTTCTTGGCGATCACGCGCGCCAACGAGGTGAAGGCCCCCGGCCTTTCCTCCGCAGCGCTTTCACTCCGCAGCGTGCCGGGGGCCGACAGCGCGACGACATTTTACCTCGCGATCAGCGAGAAGGCGCTGCACGAGAAGTGGTTTCTCAGCGCGTTTCTGAAGCAATACTTCCCCGGTGCGGTGGTCAACGGTGCGGCCCGCAGCTTGGGCACGCGCGTGGTGACCTTCCGCGAACGCAATGGGAAGGTGTACGTCTTCGATGCATCGGACAACTATGCGAATTCCGATACCTTCGATCCGGCGCTGATGGTCGAGGCCTATCCGGTCGTATCCCCAGAAGTTGTCACGGTTCCCCCGGGCTACGTCGTGATCGACCCTGCCGCGGGCATGCATCGCTTTGGCGTGACTGAGGCCGGAAGCGTCGTGATGAACAAGCCTGCGATCACCCCGTTCAAGGTCGAATTGGCCTTTTCGCAGAATTTCCGATCGCTGCAGGACGGCGCGACCTTCGAAGAGATTTTCACCGGCTCGAGCACGTCACCCGTTCCGCGGGAAGACCTCCGGACCGACGGCGGAAGAAAGCCCAACCCCCTCGATGCGGCGCTCGACCGCGATGCCCTGCGCGCCTCGGGAACCCTGGGGCTCTCGTTCCGGCGCTATGCGGAGACGCCTTCGTTCATCGGCATGGTCCCTCCCGACGTGCCCCATTATTTCAGCGGAGACACACACCTCGAGCGCGATACCGGTTCGACGCGCATGCGCGTCGCCCATTGGGCCATCCGGGCGGGGATGAAGCCCATTCGGTGGGTCCTTTCGAGTGAGTTCGCGAAGGTGCAGCAGGCGTATCCGCACTACGACATCGTTGGCGCCGTCCGGCGAGGTATTACCAATTGGAATGAGGCCTTTGGCTTCGAGGCGCTGACCGCCGAGGTGGCCAAGGAGGGGGAATTCGTGGACGACGACGACACGAACGTCGTCTACTTCGACACCGATCCGCGCGCCGGATACGCCTTTGCCAATTGGCGCACCAATCCGAATACGGGCGAGGTTCGTGGGGCGAGTGTCTATTTCAGCTCGGCCTTTCTCCCGTCCGCGAGCCCACCTCGCCCGGCCTCGAACACGGCGATCACCCAATGGGGCACCTTCGACGCCCAAGGCCTCTGCTCCATGCCGGTGGACGCCCCGGCGGACATGTCGAAGAAGGAGCAAGTCGAGGCACGAATCACCTACGTCATCTTGCACGAGATTGGGCACACCCTCGGCTTGCGGCACAACTTCAAAGGTTCTCTGGTGGAGCCGTCGTCGTCGGTGATGGACTACCTGACCGTGAACGACAGCGTTCGCATGACGAGCCCCGGCGCCTACGATCGAGACGCACTGGCCTTTCTGTATGGCCTGCACGCCAAGGCGGCCCTCCCCGCACAGCCGTTCTGTACCGACGAGCAGGCCATCCTCGATCCGGAGTGCGCGCCCTTCGACACCACGGACGATCCGCTGGCCAAGGACAAAGGCCCAGGCTACCAGGCGGAGTTGACGACCTTCCTCACGGGAAAGGCCAATGCGTGGGGAGCGAACTTCGGGGCCGTGCGCAGCTGGCTCCAAGCCGAGCTCCCGCAAGATGCGGTGGCGCGCACGCGGCGTCGGGCCCAGAAGCTTCAAGCGTGGGAATTCCTGCTCGCGGCCTTGCGACCCGGGGTGACCGCCGGGGCGGCGCCGGAACGGATCGACGCCGCGCTGACCGCCACGTTCCGCGCGCTGTACGCCGACCCCAAGGTGCCGCCGCCGCCGCAGGACGAGCCGCTTGCACGGAAGGTCGCGCAGGACGCGTTCGACGCGTTGGTCGGAGCACACGCCATCCCCGTGCGCCGGGCGGCCGTCGTCGTGCTGAAGAAGCTGCAGACGGAAGACGCCCATCTGAAGCTTCTCGCCGCGCGCACCGCCATCGAAGCGCAAAAAGGCACCGGGCCGGCCGCCGTCGCGGGCAACGCCAAGCTGGACGATCTCGTCGCGAGCATCGACCACGCGACGCGGCCCTATTCCGAGTAGCCGCTACACGGTGCTCTTCATCTCGGCGAGCACCCGCTGCACGCTGACGTCGAACTCGCTCAGGAGCACACCCATCACGCTCTCGAATTCGGCTTGATTCAGCTGCAAACGCTCGGCCAGCCGGCGGCGCATGCCGTCGAAGAGCGCATCGCGCGCACACGCGATCCGCCGCGTCACCGTGGCGCGGTGGACGCTGAAGATGCGCGCGATGGCCTCGGCCGGCAGGCGGTCCACGATGGAGAGACGCAGGACGTTGCGCTCCTCCGACGTGAGATCGGCCAGCGCATCGAGGAAGGCGATGCGAAACGCGTCGGTGTAGGTCGCCCGCACGTGATCCAGCTCGGGATTGTCCGCCGCCGCGAAGGTGTAGAGCGCCTCCATGTCAGCGTCGTGGGCCTTGGTCGTCGCACTTCGCTGCAGACTGAGGGCCACCCGTGTGGCGGCCACGCGCACCCAGGCCGCGAGCGGACCGCGCCCGCCATACGTCGATATTTTGGCCGGCCGGTGGTTCGCCGCGTCGGCCACGAAAAGCTTCTCGCGCAGCAGCTGCTCCACGTCGGCCGGGTCCACGTGGCTCATTTTCGCGCTGCGCACGTGCACCGAGGCAGGCTTCAAAAAGGTGCGATCGAAATGCGCGAGCGCCCGGGGATGTCCTTGGGCACACCCGAGCGCCAAGTACAGATCGGCCGCGAACAGCAGGGGCAAGGCGTCGGCCGTTTCCAGCACGGCCGCGATGTGCCGCAGGAACGCCTCTTCGGTCACCTCGAGATCCGGCCAGGCCCTGCGTGCCTTGGCCACCAGGTCGACGAGGACCCCCTCCAGGTCCTCGACCTTGCGGAGTTCGTCGCCGAGCCCGCCTTCCGCATGCGCAAGAAGCGACGCCGCGAGGGACGAGACACCGGAGACGGGGACCATGCGTCTCAGTGTAGTACGCTATGTGGCTCCGATGGCTTCGTCCGAATGCCTCGACGACAACGATCTGATGGCTCTGTTCGAGGAGGGCGCGGCCGAGACCAGCCGTCAAAAGGCCTTGCACGCCCACCTGGATGTGTGCACGGACTGCCGCCACCTGGTGGCCGAGTTGGCCCGGTGCCTTGCGGAAGAAGGCAGCATGGTGTCGACGGCGCCCCTTGCGGGGCCGGCCACGGTGGAAGAAGCGACCGACGTTCGGGCGCTCTGGGGAGGCGCCATCGTCGGACCGTACCGGCTCGAACGGTTCCTCGGTCAGGGCGGCCTCGGGATCGTTTGGGCCGCGACCCACGTGACGCATGGCGGCGACTTCGCGCTCAAATTCCTCCGGACGAGCGAGTCCGCCCGGGCCAAGCGCTTCCTTCGTGAGGCGCGGGTCACCGCGGCGCTTCGCCACCCGAACATCGTGCACGTGCACGAGGCGTTCGAGCCCACAGGCCTGCCGCCGGTCATCGTCATGGACCTGCTCCACGGTGAACCCCTGCGCGGGCCGATGCGCCGCATGGGCACGATTCCGTGGAACCAGACCGCCGCCCTTCTTCGGCCCATCGTGGCGGCCCTCGCGGCGGCGCATGCGCGCGGTGTCATCCACCGCGACTTGAAACCCGAGAACGTCTTTCTCACCGGCGACACCGTGAAGGTGCTCGACTTCGGCCTTGCCAAGCTCACCGCCATCGAAGGCGGATGCGCCGCCACCGCCGAGTTGACCCGCAGCGGTCACATCTTGGGTACGCCCACCTACATGGCACCCGAACAGGTCTTCGGCGAAAAGGACATCGACGTTCGGGCCGACGTGTGGTCCCTCGGCGTTCTGGCCTTCGAATGCCTCTCGGGGCGGCGTCCCATCGAGGGACGCACCTTGGGCCACGCCATCCGGGCTTTCTCGAGCGGCACGATCCTTCAGCTCGCCGATGTCGCTCCGCATCTGCCCCCGCCGGTGACGAGCTTGGTTGCGCGCATGCTATCGGTCGAACGAACCAAGCGACCCTCGCTTGGGGAAATCGACGCCGTTCTTACCTCAAGCTAACATACCTACCCTTGATCCGCGGTCGGTCCCCGTCTCCTGCGAGTGCTTCGAGTGGCGCGACGTTGCTCGCGCCCGGCGCGGTCGTTTATGGGCGCTACGAATTGGAGGCCGTGCTCGGCGAAGGCGGAATGGGCGCGGTCTGGGGTGCGCACCACACGGTGACGCGCAGGCCGGTGGCGCTCAAATTTCTCAAACGCAAAGGGGCCGAACACGCGCGGCGGTTCCTGCGCGAGGCGCGCATCGTGGGAGCGCTCAAGCATCCCAACGTGGTGACGATCTACGACATTCTGCACGAGGGAGACGACCCGCCCGTCATGGTGATGGACTGGCTCGTCGGCGAGCCCTTGAGCAGCCGGCTCGCCCGCGAAGGGACGATCCCGCTGGGCGATCTCGCGCGCATCATGACCCAGGTGGCCGATGCCGTGGAGACCGCGCACCGGCACGGGGTCGTGCACCGTGACTTGAAGCCGGAGAACATCTTCCTCTGCCGCGAGTCCCCCCACGAGGTGAAGGTGCTCGACTTCGGCATCGCCAAGCTCACCGCCGTGTCGGGCGATGCGGCCAAGAC encodes:
- a CDS encoding TetR/AcrR family transcriptional regulator, with the translated sequence MPRTTPKRPARPARRKPIQERSQETVRAIVDAAARILPRRGYAHTTTNEIAARAGVSIGSLYEYFRDKDAIVRALIDRHFAEAEAMFEERVASVAPRVTTMPLEDVLRVLVQAFLDFHADNPRLHTVLSLEVPLSRALVRRVEQFELRIVEVLEFVLGGHPESQVRSPRLSAQLCVQLVDALAHRWVTDKAGEPVGAQELADEMTKLLSAYVRAPS
- a CDS encoding alpha/beta hydrolase; protein product: MPSLVPTRPTYDDFPATNTYRQHVTYAFGIAFTEKPTETWLPWRGHEVHMDDWRPRGAPRATVILVHGAGGYGRLLAPFAAPLREAGFAVRVPDLPGYGLTRMRPGARAEYDEWVALVAGLADEAAQHGPVFLFGLSVGGMTCLWAAQRARKVSGVAATTLIDLRDPRTFVRATRAPWMGYLSLAAFRFLPSLTDAVSFPLSLIVPVERLTPDVQLARALLSDPLLGKRWAQARCFRTITTYTPERDDFELPCPLLLVHPGADTWTPVEMSLPVYEQVPTAKELVVLSNGGHAPLESPAYGELCSTVTRFLEARV
- the phhA gene encoding phenylalanine 4-monooxygenase, producing the protein MNTTTPSASPRRVEYRQTDNGFVPNYATEVVEQPWSSYTRTDNEVWATLFRRQHELLPGRACREFVENMGRFGMGADRIPRFDELNKVLHRATGWELIAVEGLLPEVTFFEHLSMRRFPVTWWIRKPEQLDYIAEPDLFHDLFGHVPLLLNPVFADYVAAYGAGGVKAARIGKEALLNLARLYWFTVEFGLLRTDEGLRIYGAGIVSSKSESIYSLESASPNRIAFDLERVMRTKYRIDSFQKTYFVIDSFESLFEATLPDLAPTYARLRGVPAFGAGDVLSSDRVLHRGSREGWPNDADF
- a CDS encoding Lrp/AsnC family transcriptional regulator — protein: MTSSRLDSTDVRILEVLQREGRITNAELAERVSISASPCLRRLQRLESEGVITGYRAQLDPRAIGLGLQAIVRVQLEKHGTAIIERFVARVNTWDEVVACYALTGDMDYLLHVCVTDLEHFSRFLLDKLLNDAGVADANSSFVLRTVKEARALPLGQVAGGR
- a CDS encoding zinc-dependent metalloprotease, with amino-acid sequence MSRSFKTVSFFVLSLAAPLAACSDSGSGNNAPAQAPPFLAITRANEVKAPGLSSAALSLRSVPGADSATTFYLAISEKALHEKWFLSAFLKQYFPGAVVNGAARSLGTRVVTFRERNGKVYVFDASDNYANSDTFDPALMVEAYPVVSPEVVTVPPGYVVIDPAAGMHRFGVTEAGSVVMNKPAITPFKVELAFSQNFRSLQDGATFEEIFTGSSTSPVPREDLRTDGGRKPNPLDAALDRDALRASGTLGLSFRRYAETPSFIGMVPPDVPHYFSGDTHLERDTGSTRMRVAHWAIRAGMKPIRWVLSSEFAKVQQAYPHYDIVGAVRRGITNWNEAFGFEALTAEVAKEGEFVDDDDTNVVYFDTDPRAGYAFANWRTNPNTGEVRGASVYFSSAFLPSASPPRPASNTAITQWGTFDAQGLCSMPVDAPADMSKKEQVEARITYVILHEIGHTLGLRHNFKGSLVEPSSSVMDYLTVNDSVRMTSPGAYDRDALAFLYGLHAKAALPAQPFCTDEQAILDPECAPFDTTDDPLAKDKGPGYQAELTTFLTGKANAWGANFGAVRSWLQAELPQDAVARTRRRAQKLQAWEFLLAALRPGVTAGAAPERIDAALTATFRALYADPKVPPPPQDEPLARKVAQDAFDALVGAHAIPVRRAAVVVLKKLQTEDAHLKLLAARTAIEAQKGTGPAAVAGNAKLDDLVASIDHATRPYSE
- a CDS encoding transcriptional regulator, with product MVPVSGVSSLAASLLAHAEGGLGDELRKVEDLEGVLVDLVAKARRAWPDLEVTEEAFLRHIAAVLETADALPLLFAADLYLALGCAQGHPRALAHFDRTFLKPASVHVRSAKMSHVDPADVEQLLREKLFVADAANHRPAKISTYGGRGPLAAWVRVAATRVALSLQRSATTKAHDADMEALYTFAAADNPELDHVRATYTDAFRIAFLDALADLTSEERNVLRLSIVDRLPAEAIARIFSVHRATVTRRIACARDALFDGMRRRLAERLQLNQAEFESVMGVLLSEFDVSVQRVLAEMKSTV
- a CDS encoding serine/threonine protein kinase, with protein sequence MASSECLDDNDLMALFEEGAAETSRQKALHAHLDVCTDCRHLVAELARCLAEEGSMVSTAPLAGPATVEEATDVRALWGGAIVGPYRLERFLGQGGLGIVWAATHVTHGGDFALKFLRTSESARAKRFLREARVTAALRHPNIVHVHEAFEPTGLPPVIVMDLLHGEPLRGPMRRMGTIPWNQTAALLRPIVAALAAAHARGVIHRDLKPENVFLTGDTVKVLDFGLAKLTAIEGGCAATAELTRSGHILGTPTYMAPEQVFGEKDIDVRADVWSLGVLAFECLSGRRPIEGRTLGHAIRAFSSGTILQLADVAPHLPPPVTSLVARMLSVERTKRPSLGEIDAVLTSS